Genomic window (Mesorhizobium sp. M4B.F.Ca.ET.058.02.1.1):
GGCGGGAGACTTCGGCGCCGTCAAAAAAAATCGACCCCTGGCTGGGGTCGATGAGACGGTTGATCATGCGCAGAAGCGTCGATTTGCCGGCGCCGGAGCGGCCGATGATGCCGACCATCTGGCCCTGCGGGATCGACAGGTCGACGGCGCTGACCGCGGTGTTCTTGCCGAATCGTCGGGTGACACCGCGGATTTCGAGCGTGGCGGATGTTGCTGACATGGGCAAAGCTCCAGTCCAGTCGCGCTTTGAAGGTCTGTTGACCTTGGCTAGCGCAACGCCATGAACCTGCCGTGTCGGATTGATGTCAGTTTTGTTACCGCCCACAGGCCAGGGCCCAGAGCCGGAATGCCTGCATGTCGTTGTCCCATACCGCTAGGCACTTTTGGGCGCCATGCATGGGCTCAACCGAGGACCAGGAGCTCCTCGAAATGCTTCATGTCGCGGAAACTGCAAAAGGCCGGCGGATTGAGTTCGATGACCGGCGCTTCGCGGTCGAGGAAGGACAGGCAATCGTCGAACAGGTCCTGCCAGGCCGCCGCGCGCTCGTCGGCAAGGCGGCGGATCTGGTAGGCGAAGGTGATGTGGAAGACGTAGGTGTCATGGTCGGGGTGGCGGTAGCCGAACGGCACCGACAGTGCATCGCGCCAGGCCTGGAGGATGCGCCGGTCTTCGTCCGAGGCGCCGGCAACGGTAAGGCCGTTCGGGGTGACGCCGATGGCTCTTATCCTGAACGCGCCGCTCCCCTGGAAGCCTTCCAGGCGCTCCAGATAAAGGCGGGTCATGTCGTCGATGCCGGTGTCGAGCGCCACATCCCGAGGCCAATAGGGGAGCCGGCGGCGCCGCTCGATGATGCCTTGGAACAACGTCATGTGCAGGCTGGAGACCGGGGTGAAGGCAAGCCGGTTGGCGTCAAGCATGGCGCGCATGCGCTCGCGCACCTCGATGACCGCCGCTTCGGAGGGCGAGCCGTT
Coding sequences:
- a CDS encoding DUF1868 domain-containing protein, translated to MLDLVRPSLAGFFEGTNPTPPVHLGTRYDAAGNFLLEPGNTVVSHLVNGSPSEAAVIEVRERMRAMLDANRLAFTPVSSLHMTLFQGIIERRRRLPYWPRDVALDTGIDDMTRLYLERLEGFQGSGAFRIRAIGVTPNGLTVAGASDEDRRILQAWRDALSVPFGYRHPDHDTYVFHITFAYQIRRLADERAAAWQDLFDDCLSFLDREAPVIELNPPAFCSFRDMKHFEELLVLG